The Silene latifolia isolate original U9 population unplaced genomic scaffold, ASM4854445v1 chrun_scaffold_16, whole genome shotgun sequence genome includes a region encoding these proteins:
- the LOC141637223 gene encoding uncharacterized protein LOC141637223 yields the protein MEDNIPSSSETYTVKAGYDWVRGVHLVVPWCHLVWNKLNLPKTSFICWAIMHHRLLTKDRLLRMGMIVAPLCEICRVCSEDHQHFFVDCSYFLYCFNLLLASLRMTVQPANVVHWFSNARNVTKLQKRVFGAAYVALLYQIWMCRNEAKVSQFVKRPEVVVQQVLKDVKLRFHRLNMSKLNQRDSSWILNL from the exons ATGGAGGAtaacattccctcttcctctgaaacg TATACAGTGAAAGCAGGATATGATTGGGTGAGAGGAGTTCATTTAGTTGTCCCTTGGTGTCATCTGGTTTGGAATAAGCTTAACTTACCTAAGACATCTTTTATATGCTGGGCTATTATGCATCATCGTTTACTTACCAAGGACAGATTGCTTAGAATGGGAATGATTGTGGCCCCTTTGTGTGAAATATGTCGTGTCTGTTCTGAGGATCATCAGCACTTTTTTGTGGATTGCTCTTATTTTCTCTATTGTTTCAATTTACTCTTGGCTTCGTTGAGGATGACTGTGCAGCCTGCAAATGTGGTTCACTGGTTCTCTAATGCCAGGAATGTTACCAAGCTGCAGAAGAGAGTTTTTGGTGCTGCCTATGTTGCTCTTCTATACCAGATTTGGATGTGCAGAAATGAGGCTAAAGTGTCTCAGTTTGTTAAGAGACCTGAGGTTGTTGTGCAGCAGGTGCTAAAGGATGTTAAGCTGAGGTTTCATCGGCTCAATATGAGCAAACTAAATCAGAGAGATAGCAGTTGGATTTTGAATTTATAG